A window of the Osmerus eperlanus unplaced genomic scaffold, fOsmEpe2.1 SCAFFOLD_905, whole genome shotgun sequence genome harbors these coding sequences:
- the LOC134016604 gene encoding uncharacterized protein LOC134016604, translating to MVLWPTFSIQSAYLPSIHPSSSACPGVGSRGQQPKQGGPDFPLPGHFHQLFLGDPEAFPGQPRDIVPPACPGSSPGPLPSGTCPEHLTREASRWHPYQMPEPPQLAPLDAEEQRFYSEPLPDDRASHPISKGEPGHPAEKTHFGRLYSRSRSFGHYPQFVTIGEGRNVDRLVNRELRLSTQLLLHHNGPMQSPHHCGRRTDPPVDLALHPSLTREQDPEILELLRLGQDLLPDPEIALHLFPVDNHGLRFGGADSHPSRFAFGCEPLQ from the coding sequence ATGGTACTGTGGCCTACTTTCTCCATCCAGTCTGCTtatcttccatccatccatccatcatcttccgcttgtccgggggtcgggtcgcgggggcagcaacctaagcagggaggcccagactttcctctccccggccacttccaccagctcttcctgggggaccccgaggcgttcccaggccagccgagagacatagtccctccagcgtgtcctgggtcttccccggggcctcttcccagtgggacgtgcccagaacacctcaccagggaggcgtccaggtggcatccttatcagatgcccgagccacctcaactggcccctctcgacgcggaggagcagcggttctactctgagcccctcccggatgaccgagcttctcaccctatctctaagggagagcccggacaccctgcagagaaaactcatttcggccgcttgtattcgcgatctcgttctttcggtcactacccacagttcgtgaccataggtgagggtaggaacgtagatcgactggtaaatagagagcttcgcctttcgactcagctccttcttcaccacaacggaccgatgcagagcccgcatcactgcggacgccgcaccgatccgcctgtcgatctcgcgctccatccttccctcactcgtgaacaagaccccgagatacttgaactcctccgcttgggacaagatctcctccccgacccggagattgcactccacctttttccggtcgataacca